The segment AAATGAATAAATCAGCCTTCACAATCGCATCATGAATTCTATCCATTCCTATTGGCATCTCACCGAACCATACAATATCTGGACGCATCGGTGCAGGAATTTGACAACAATGACAATGCTCACTGGTCGTTAAATCACCGTGCCATTCAACTGTTTGTCCTGATTCACAGCATCGTGCTTTTAATAGCTCTCCATGCATATGAATGACATTTTTACTCCCAGCTCTCTCATGCAAATTATCAATGTTTTGCGTAACAATGGTCACGTTACCATCTAATTCTTGTTCAAGCTTAGCAAGTGCAATATGTGCAGCATTTGGGGCTACAGAGCCATTCTCGATCTGAGATCGACGAGCATTATAAAAACGTTGCACAAGCTCAGGGTCACGTAAATATCCTTCTGGTGTTGCAACATCTTCAACACGATGTTCTTCCCATAAGCCATCAGCGGCACGGAAAGTTCGGATGCCCGATTCAGCCGAGATACCTGCACCCGTAAGTACAACGATATTTTTGTAGGGGAAAAGCATATGAACATCCTTTATTTCGGTATTTATAGTGCCTTTATAGCACTGAAATACATAGAATTTAACCCTAACAATCTAGGTTCTTAATTATGCGTGATTTCGCCCTACAAAACCGTGTAATAGAACTATCATTGTCAGTTATAAATCAACAACCTGAATCGATTATTTTAATAATAGGCTCATCACCAGTGTTATTTTCTTTGTAACTTAAATAACAATTGGTTGCTTTGATTTTTTCAACACTATCAGACTCATCTTTCGGCACTTTTTTCATAAATGTCATGACATAAGTCCGATACCCTGGTTGATTTGATATCGAGGTATCTTGATTAGCAGCCCAATTCTCTTTCAGATCAACAATTGTCTTACCAATACCGGCATAATTACCTTTCGGGTAACCATTCCAGATAGCTATCCCCTCTACCTTTTTACTGCCAGTAATATCATTTTCATCGCCTTGCATTACAGCTTTTCCATAGATAATTCGTGATATTTCAGTCATCGAACCTTTAAGCTCATGTAGCTTGGCGCGATACGTATCTGAAGAAATATTGAGGAATTTGGGAGCCGCAGTAACAGCAAGGATACCGAGAATGACGATAACAATAACAAGTTCAATCAGGGTAAATCCTGCTTTATTCCTCATCAATTTATCCTTTTCAATGATCAACTATTGATATGATTGCTAGTAGTATTTTACTTTATTGTTGAAATACTTAACAGGATGAATGAATAGCGATAAGTAACATAAACAAATGAACACGAATTTTAGGTATAAAAAAACCGACACGAATGTCGGTTTTAAAAATCACTAACTATGATTATGCATTAGACGAAGGTTTACTCTTCACTTCATGCTGTTGTGATTCGCTGTATCCTGGTTGGTTTTCTGGTAGATCTTTAACTTCTTCGTACCATTCGCTGTGGTGTTCACGTGCCCACGTTTCATCAACTTCACCAGTTACCATGCCGTCAAGACCCGCTTCCATACCAAATAGACCAATATAAATATGGAAAATGAAACCACAGATCAGAATAAGTGCTGAAATCATGTGAACGAGATTTGATAATTCCATATGACGACGTGTTTGATCGAAAATAGGAAAATCAAGAACAAAGCCACTCACTACAATGAAGACACCAAAAAAGGCTAGTAGCCAGAACAGTGCTTTTTCACCACCGTTTGAGAAGCCAGCTTTAGGGTGTGAGCCTTTATGCTTGCCCACCATACCGCCCATTTTCTTAAACCAATCAATATCAACTTTATTGAAGATACTCTTACGCCACCATTTAACGACAACGAAAAGAAGAATGATTGCAAACAATGGCCCCATATAGTTATGGTATTGTTTCGCTGCGTAAATGATCCAGCCCCACACTTCTGTTGGTACGATAGGTTTAATAAAATGTTTACCGTAAACAAGAGTTAAACCGCTAAAACCTAACGTTAAAAATGTGAATGCTAAACTCCAGTGTAGAGCACGATCCATCCGGCTCCAACGCTGAATTTTACGACCTGTTTTAGGCTTACTTAATTTAAGAGGACCTACAACAAAGTATGCTAGCGTCACCATCACAAGGCTACCAAAAATAGCCATCGCACCAAGTGGTGACATCCACTTTTCTTTTAAGATATACCATGTTTGACCCGGTACACTGATCAACACATCGTGCTCAGGCCAACCTGATGTTGTATACCCTTTTTCGCCATCCTTGACCGCTCGCCAATAATCAGCACCCGCAAAACCTATGACTTCTTTTTTTACCATAGATTCGCCAAGTTGCTCGCTACTGGTTGTTGTAGTGGCTTCATTTGCCATCACTTGGACAGAAAACGCAACCATTAATGCGGTAACGAATACCGTTAACCAGCGTTGAATTCGCTTAGTCATTAAAGCTCCTGCCTGCTCAATTTGAACAGAAATTTTGTTACATCCGAGATCTAATATTTGAGCTCGACACTTATGTTGAGCCCAAATAAAGACAATTACGCTTTACGTACTTTTGCTGCGTCGTACGCTAGATCTTCAGTACTTGCCCAACCTGCATCTTTTGCACCACGAGCAACAACGCGCTTGCTGAAGATTTCAGAAATCTTCTCAGCATCACCTGCAAGTAGTGATTTAGTCGAACACATAGATGCACACATTGGTAACTTACCTTCTGCAATACGGTTTGCGCCGTAAAGTACACGCTCTTTTTCTGAACCAGGTTCAGTATTTGGACCGCCAGAACAGTAAGTACATTTATCCATTTTGCCACGCTCTGCGAACGCTTCCTGTTTAGGGAACTGAGGCGCTCCAAACGGACAAGCAAATAGACAGTAACCACAACCAATACAAAGATCTTTATCGTGCTGAACGATACCGTCTTCTGTTTGACTGAAACAATCTGCTGGACAAACCGCCATACAAGGCGCATCACTACAGTGCATACAAGCAACAGAAATAGATGTTTCACCTGGAAGACCGTCGTTTAGTGTCACAACTCGACGACGTTGAATACCCCAGCCTACTGCTTCTGAGTTAGCATTTTTACAAGCTGTCACACAACCGTTGCATTCAATACAACGCTTAGAGTCACAAAGAAATTTCATACGTGCCATTTGATGACTCCTTACGCTTTAGTGATGTTACAAAGGGTGACTTTTGTTTCTTGCATCTGAGTTACTGGATCGTAACCGTATGTCGTTGCTGTGTTAGCAGCTTCGCCAGAAACATAAGGAGCACAACCTTCTGGGTAGTGACTACGGAGGCTTTCACCTTCGAATTCACCACCGAAGTGGAATGGTAAGAATGCTAAGCCTTCACGAACACGTGGGGTTACCATCGCTTTCACTTTAATACGGCCTTTTTCTGCACCTTCAACCCAAACCATCTCGCCATCTTTAATGCCACGATCGTTTGCATCTTTTAAGTTAAGTTCTACAAACATTTCCTGTTGTAGCTCTGCAAGCCATGGGTTTGAACGCGTTTCTTCACCACCACCTTCGTACTCAACCAGACGACCAGACGTTAGAATAATTGGGTATTCTTTCGACATATCTTTGTCTTGAATTGACTTGTACAGTGTTGGTAAACGGAACAAGTGCGCCTTATCATCCCAAGTTTGGTACTCAGGAAGAAGATCACGACGTGGTGTGTATAGTGGCTCACGGTGAATAGGTACTGCATCTGGGAATGTCCAAACAACAGTACGTGCTTTTGCGTTACCGTAAGGAATACAACCGTGTTTAATCGCTACGCGCTGAATACCACCAGAAAGGTCAGTTTTCCAGTTTTTGCCTTCAGCAGCCACTTTTTCTTCTGCTGTTAGATCGTCCCACCAACCAAGTTGCTTCAGCATCTTAGCGGTAAACTCTGGGTAACCATCTTCTAGCTCACAACCTAATGAGTAGCTATCGTCAGCGAGTAGGCTTACACCATTGTGCTCAACACCGAAACGTGCACGGAAATTACCGCCCCCCTGTGCCACAGTCTTAGATGTATCATAAAGAATGTGTGTACCTGGGTGTTTCATCTCAGGCGTACCCCAACAAGGCCAAGGTAGACCGTAAGTTTCACCGTTCGCTGGGCCACCAATCGCTTCAAGAGAAGTACGGTTGAATGTATGCCAGTTTTGTTGGTGTTCTTTTAGACGCTCAGGGCTTTGACCTGTGTAACCAATCGTCCACATACCTTTGTTGAATTCACGTGTGATGTCTTCAATGTGTGGGCGGTTGTTTTCAACTTTAATGTTCTTAAATAATTGATCCGCAAAACCAAGACGCTTAGAAAGCAGGTACATGATTTCGTGGTCAGGTTTCGCTTCAAATAGCGGTTCAATAACTTGGTCACGCCATTGAATAGAACGGTTAGTTGCCGTTACTGAGCCGTATGTTTCAAACTGCGTAGTCGCTGGGAATAGGTATACATTGTCTGTACGACCATTCATTACAGCAGCAACACCTGGGTATGGGTCAACGATAACCATCATATCCAGTTTTTCCATCGCAGTTTTCATTTCAGGACCACGAGACTGTGAGTTTACAGCGTGACCCCAGTAGAACATGGCGCGGATGTTATCGCGCTGCTCAATCTTATCTTTGTTTTCTAAAACACCATCGATCCAACGAGAAACAGGAATACCTGCACTGTTCATTGGTTTTTTGCCGTTGTAAGTGTTTTGGTCGAAACGACCTTGTAGCCACGAGTAGTCAACATCCCACACTTGTGCCCAGTGTTTCCAAGCACCTTCAGATAGACCGTAGTAACCAGGTAGGTTGTCAGAAAGTACGCCAAAGTCTGTTGCACCCTGTACGTTATCGTGACCACGGAAGATGTTTGCACCGCCACCTGATTTGCCCATGTTGCCAAGTGCAAGTTCAAGAATACAGTAAGCTCGTGTGTTGTTGTTACCTGTCGTATGCTGAGTACCACCCATACACCAAACAACACAGCCAGGACGGTTTTCAGACAGCATTTTGGCTGTTTGGTAAACTTGATCTTCTGGCACACCCGTTACGCGCTCAACTTCTTTTGGATTCCATTTCGCCACTTCTTCGCGAACTTCGTCCATACCGTAAACACGTTGACGGATGAATTCTTTATCTTCCCAGCCATTGTTGAAAATGTGGTATAGCACACCCCAAACAAAAGCAACGTCAGTACCCGGACGTAAAGAAACGTAGTGATCTGCTTTTGCCGCAGTACGTGTACGGCGCGGATCGACAACCACAATCTTACAGCTGTTAGTTTCTTTCGCGATAAGGATATGCTGCATTGCTACTGGGTGAGCTTCAGCTGGGTTTGAACCAATGAATAACATCGACTTACAGTTATGCATATCGTTTAACGAGTTAGTCATTGCACCGTAACCCCAAGTGTTCGCTACACCTGCCACTGTTGTTGAGTGACAAATACGCGCTTGGTGATCTACGTTGTTAGAGCCCCACATAGAAACCATTTTACGGAACATGTAAGCTTGTTCGTTGTTATGCTTCGCAGAACCTAGGAAGTAAACAGAATCTGGACCTGACTCTTCACGGATCTTAAGCACTTGCTGGCTAACTTCATCTAAAGCTTGTTCCCAGCTCAGTTTCTTCCACTTGCCATTAACAAGTTTCATTGGGTATTTTACGCGACGTGCACCGTGACCATGTTCACGAAGTGCTGCGCCTTTCGCACAGTGTCCACCAGCATTAAAAGGGTGATCGAAAGCGGGTTCCTGGTGAGTCCATACACCGTCTTGCGTCTCTGCGTAAATACCACAACCCACTGAACAGTGTGAGCAAATAGTACGTTTAACCACTTTAGGTGCGTCATATACATCTTCAGATGCAGCTTCTGCTTTTTTCATCATACCTGGGGCAAACATGCTTGCCCCAGCAACGCCACCAGCCGCAGCTAGAGATGTATTACGAATAAAAGAACGTCGAGAAATACCCAGTTGGTTTTCTACCTTGCTCACTTTATCGGAACGTTTAGTAAGTTTCATTTAGAGCTCCGCCTTACAAAGTGTTGTAGTAATCACGAATGTGTTGGGTCTCGTGATAACCTTTAGTTGTTTTTGTTTTTTTCTCTTCTGACTTTTCAGCAGCTTGAACTGCTGTTGTCGTTCCAGCAGCAACAGCACCAGCAGCCACAGTTAAGCCAATGTTTTTCAACAATTGACGACGGCTTTCATTGGTTTTTTGCTCACTCATAAAGTTTGCTCCTTTATCGTCACTAAAATAAGTTACGATGGGTTTTTGCCTTAGTTTTATTGCTTTGAATCAAACCGTTGCAAGCAACGTATAGGGATTATTTTGATTCTAAAAAGCGTGTTTTCTCTACAGTTAAAAACTGCAAAGCGAGCTCACCAACAGCGGTATAAAAAACAGCACTGTTAGCAGCTTTAACATCGGTACAGAACTTTTCACACCACTCAGCTAAGTGACGATTAAAGAACGTTTTTTGAAGGTGCTCATCGCCGCCTTCAACTAGCATTGCCATAACTTCAAGCAAAGCCGCAATATGATCTTCCGGTTCTTTCACTGACTCATCACGTTCAAATCCTAATTGCTTAAGATCTCGTCGAAGATAAGCCAGAGGCATTTCCATTAATGAACCTGTTAAATACCATGATCCAAAAGGCACAACTTCACCGCGACCAATACCAATAAAGACATCTTGATATTCTTCTTCAACTGCAAGTGGCATGCTCTTTTGTGCTGCAAGTTTCAGTAAAGGCCAAGCAGCAGACATAGTAGATTGTTGAGGTTTATTCGCCGTATCAACATCTATATCAGCCAAAAAATTCAATACATTTTGATCAGGCGCTTGACGAAATAAATGTGCAAGCATGTTATAAATTTCAATACGAAGTACTGCGTCTTCATTCAATGACGTTTGAGCTGGGCTCATAGCAATTGTTTCCATCTTCGTTCCTTAAACTCGAGCCTGACTTTCTGGATCTTTTTCCATTTGTTCGAAAATATCGCGAACACGACAATCTTCACACATGGATAAACGACGAATAGCATCACCTTGGAAGTGAGAATGTCCTTGAAGTTTTTCAGTTAACATTTTCACCATAGATGCTGGCGCAAATGCATTTCCACAACTGATACAACAAGCAGCAGGCTCTTCATGAACAAGACGTGCTTCTTTACGAGCATGCCAATCCCAATTAAAACGTGGTTCTAATGAAATAACTTTTTCAGGACATGCTTTTTCACACATACCACATTGAACACAATCCTCTTCAATAAATAGAAGTCCTGGACGATCACCAATGGCATGTAAAGCGCGAGTTGGACAAACTGCTACACAACTCATACATAACGTACAATCCGTTGTGTCACATGAAACAGAACCATAAGGCGCTTTTTCTACAACGGAAGATTGTTCTGGTTTTGTACTCGCTTCGGTGTAAAGCATTTCAAGTGAAGAAAATAGTTTTTCACGTTTAGAGCCAGTTAAAGCCTCTGTAACAGGAGAAACTAGTGCATCGTCATAAGAAACAAAGTTTTCAACATCACTAAAATCAAACAGGCAAATACGATCAGCGTCATAACCCATTTCCGTTAAGAAACGTTGAGCCATAGCAAGCTCATTCGATAAAACGCGATCAATCGTGGCAGGAATATATTTTGTGTTAGTCGCAAGAAGAACTTGATGCGCACCATAAACCAATGCACTAAACCATGTATCAACACCAACAGTTGCAAGCTCTTCTAAGGCAATCGCAATAACTGAACTTGGAAACGTTGCTAATGCATCAGTCACCGCTTTTTCATCACGATTACCGTACAAAAGTAATGTTGGTTTCTCACCGCCCTCTTGCTTATAACGAGTAAGAACACGATGAACAAAGTTTTGCGTATTTTGAGGCTCAGGTAATGCGTATGTGATCGCCTCTGTTGGACAAGCTGTAGCACACGTGCCAACACCCTGACAAAGGTAAGGATCAATCGCAATTTCTACCCCATCACTGCTTAGTGCACCAGCAGGACATGCATCTAAACAACGATCACAACCTGAAACACCACGCGATGAATGCGCACAGAGATCAGGATTTAGGCGAAAGTATTTAGGTTTATCAAAAGTCCCCATCATAGCCGGTAAATCGTCCACCAGCTGAGCCAGTTTATCTTTACGACTACCTACCGCGTAATAACCCGGAGCAGGAATTTCTAACGACATAATGCCGTTTTCTGTCATATCTAAGATCAAATCAAAGCAATCACGACCAATAGCCACTTTTGCTAAATTCGCTTTGGTTAATTGACCTGCAACCTGACATGTCACTTCAAACGCGCCAAGGTAACCTTTTGCTGATATGTCTTGGCTAAAGTAAAGATTAGACAAACCTAATTTTTTGCCTGTTGCATCAGTTGACAGCAAAGTTACGCTATTAAGCTCTGAAAACTGTTCAGCAAGTGCAATGATGTTTTCCTGAGTACCCACGATCAATAAATCCCCACGGCTTTCATAAGTAACCGTAGGTGGGATTAAATTTGTTAGCTCTACTGTGCCATTAATTGCAGCAGCACGTGCTTTACCGTTTGTATCAGAAAATGCTTCTAGTGTACTTTTTAACATTCTTATTCCTGTTTGCCCGTCACCGCTAGTCAGTGCCGATTGAAGAAGTAACGAAGTTATGCTTTAAAGTTTTTCTACAATAAAATCTGACTTTCGTTTTTTTGCTTCTTCTTCTCTATATAGAGCAATAACCGATCCAACTTTTCACGGAATAAAATGACTTAAAAGGAACTAAAGTCGGAGGTGGATAATTACACCCACCCGCATTGAGACATTTTGTCCTAGCACAAAAGACCCATCGCGCCAAAATGTCCCAACAATTAATAAGGTTTTAGTTCCCTTTTTGTCTCACTCTATAAATTTAAATGTCTTGTGCTGAATTTTTCTCTGGAGAAACCGTTGTAGGGTTAGTTTCATCCTCAGCACCATTATCCGTAGATGAAGGTATTGTTGACTGGAGAGTATCTTGAGAAGTTAAGGATGTTTGCTCTGTTGCTGTTAGTGCTAATTCAGACTGTTCAGCCTTATTGTCTAACTCAGAGTTGTTCATCGTTTCACTGCTTAAATCTTCAACCATATCAGTTACTTTCTCTACCGCTTGATTTACCCAACCGCGCATTTGAGAAGCAATGGCAGGATCTAACGTTGGGATGTTGCTAAAGTCTTCAGTGCAATCATCCATGTCACTGATATAATTAAATTCTTCTGAATGAAATAACTTACGTAATGCTGCTTTCTTAACTGATTTTTCAACCGATTCTTTCATAAACGATGCAACGCCAGAATCATAAGTCACGGTTGATACATCATCATGCGTCAGTGCAATATCAGGGCGATCATCAGCGACCAAATCAGTTTTATCTAATTGATTATCTAGAGCTTTATCCGTTTCAATAGGTTCAATAACATCTGCATTTAAAGCCGTATTTTCGGTAACAACTACATCTTGTTCAGGGGCCGTTTCAGCACTTTCGAGAGTTAATGTCTCACCTACAGATTCATCTTCTGTCTTGGTTAATTTTCTTTGAGACCAACGTTGAAAAAAATTAGTAGCCACTTGAACGTCCTTTCTGCTTTTTACCTTTACCACCGCCTCGACGTTTACACTCTTCTAATTCACCGTGTCTCCCAAGATACGCTTCCATCCAGACTTGAATAGGTAATGGGATTTGAATGTGAAGTACAACATAATCTCCATCCATATAACGGGCTGCAACCCCTTGAGCTGCCGTCATTAATACAGGTTTGAGTTGTTCATCTTCTTCAGCACAAACAAAAAATAAATGCGGATCTTGTGCGTTTAAGTTAAAGCGATATTCCATACGTTCATCACGAAATAATTCTAGCGGCAGCATGTAATGACCAGCACCGATTTCCGAAAGTGCTACGTTTGAGTCTTCTTCACCATTCAAACAAAGATCTTCAATCGTCCATGCGTATGTCGTCCAACGCCCAACTTGTCTCTCTTCTGCTTGAAGTCGAAAATAAATAGGCCAAATACTTTCATCTTTCTTTATTTCTAGCTTTACTTGTTCTGGCACAATGACTCCTTACATCTTGCTTTTACACACTCGTCTATCGCGGTATGTTGAGAATATTCGTCCGTATTAAGCAAAATTTAGACCAAGTGCGAAATATAAATCAAAACATAGCCAATAATGGCAACCAGTAGCCTCTTTCAATCTGTAAATAGAATTTATGGAACAATATTTGCTTTATGGCGTTAGAGACAAACTTATTTGCCTTAATACATGTCATTTAACGCTACCTATTGAGCTTAGTATCATTGTGTGTATTTTGACGGACTTATTTGAAATCTCGATACGTTTCTTGTAACCACTGGATATCCTAATGAGCCAACTCCCTAAAATTATAAAAACTAAATCCGCCGTTAAGCAGACAATGTCTGTGGAGATCATGGATGAGTACGGTGATCTTCAAACCAAAGAAATTGCGTGTGAGCATCCCCTAACGGTTTATTTAAATTGGATTGAGATCGTTACCCTGATGACTCTAGGTGAACGACCTTCTGCACTTGTGCTCGGTTATCTAAAGAACCAAGGTTTTATTGAAGATATTGATGCCATTGAATCTGTAATTATTGATTGGGATACCAATTCAGCTGCGGTGATCACCCGTGAAAATACCCATGGCTTAGAAAAGAAATTAGAGAAAAAAACCGTTACCTCTGGCTGTGGTCAAGGCACTATGTTTGGTAACGTCATGAAAAAACTAGAAAACGTGACACTACCGCAAGTACAAATAAAGCAATCTATGTTGTATGGGCTTCTTGAAGCGCTAACTCACCACAATGAAACTTACAAAGCTGCAGGTGCCGTTCATGGTTGTGCCGTTTGCCGTAATACAGAGATCTTATCGTTTGTCGAAGATGTAGGTCGCCATAACGCCGTTGATACCCTAGCCGGTGAAATGTGGCTAAAAGGCGAAACTGGCGAAGATAAGATTTTCTACACCACTGGGCGCTTAACCTCAGAGATGGTGATTAAAGTCGCACAGATGGGTATTCCCGTTCTTCTATCCCGCTCTGGTGCAACACAAATGGGTTATGAGTTAGCGCAAAAGCTCGGTATTACTATGATTGCCCGCGCTAAAGGTCATCGTTTCCAAGTTTATAATGGCGGTCAGAATCTTATTCTTGATGTGAAAGGTGCGAATGCCTCTCAGCAATCACATAAAACAGAGCAACCTTCTTCTAATAATGAGCAAAACTAATGGCTGACTTTCCAGAATTCATGAACGCGAAGCTTGTCGCGGAATATTTAGATCTTAATGAGAAGAAAGTCTATGCCCTTGCTAACGATGGCTTACTTCCAGCAACAAAAGTGACAGGTAAATGGTTATTTCCTAAAGCAATGTTGGATAAATGGCTATTAGAATCTTGCCATAACGGCGTGTTAACCGATCGCTTATTAATTGCAGGCTCAGACGATCCACTATTACAAATGGTGGTAGGTAAGATGGCGAACCAATTAGGCAGTACCGCATTAGTTGGTTATACCTCAACGGGCACACGACAAGGCTTAGCCATGTTAAGTAAAGGCCACGTTGATATGTGTGCCATTCACTGGGGAAATGCTGAAGAAGCTAGCCTGCGTCACCCCGCGCTATTACAACAATACCAAGGGCATAAGAACTGGGTATTAGTCCATGCCTTTGAACGTGAACAAGGCTTAGTGGTCAGTAAAGAGTTAGCAGAAGCGGTAAATTCAAAATCTATCCAACTGCCTGAATTGCTGTCTTCTCGCTGGCGCTGGGCACTACGTCAAGAAGGTGCAGGTAGCATGCGTGCGTTAGAAGAGTGGTTACACGGTCACGCTTATAACCTCTCAATGCTTAATCAATCAGATGTGTGTAACAGTGAACGTGAATTAGCTTCATCCATTGCTCGCGGTCAAGCTGATGTGGGTTGTGCTAGCCAAAGTACAGCGGGTGAGTTTGGTTTAGGCTTTATTCCTCTATGTACTGAAGCGTTTGAATTGGTGATCCCAAAAAACATTTACTTCAGAACGCTTCAACAACAATTACTGCAAGCGATTTCAGAGGAAGATGTTCAAGCTCATGGTAAAGAACTCGGTGGTTATAACTTCGCTCGTACAGGAAAACAGGTATGGAGTGCTAACTGAGTCAGTCACCCGCTAATAGCCCATCCTTGAAATAAGATGGATAATAAAAAGCCCTGATAATACATGATGATTATCAGGGCTTTTTTCATTCAGTTTAAAACCGCATTACTATTAGCTTAAGAGAATTAATAAGAGCGAGTAAGCAAACCAATAATAGAAGCGTCTGTTTCACCAAAATACAAGGTCACTGACTTTGTTTCACCTTGCGCAAATTTACCCTTTTGCTCAATTCGTGTCGGTTCAACATAGGTATTATTACTGAAATACGCTTTGATCTGCTTCGGTTTTAGTGCAATACCACCACCGGAATGGTTTGTGATTACCGCTTGGATCATACGCTTTCCACCTTGACTACTATAAATGTCATAAGAGACGATTTCATAGTAACTATAAGCTGGTTTATCTTCATTATGTTTGGGCATAGGTACAGGAATTGAACCAGATACAGTACGAACGTAATGCATTGTATCTTGTGACTTTTCAATACTGTTTTTAATATCATTTAAATCTGA is part of the Photobacterium angustum genome and harbors:
- a CDS encoding helix-turn-helix transcriptional regulator — its product is MADFPEFMNAKLVAEYLDLNEKKVYALANDGLLPATKVTGKWLFPKAMLDKWLLESCHNGVLTDRLLIAGSDDPLLQMVVGKMANQLGSTALVGYTSTGTRQGLAMLSKGHVDMCAIHWGNAEEASLRHPALLQQYQGHKNWVLVHAFEREQGLVVSKELAEAVNSKSIQLPELLSSRWRWALRQEGAGSMRALEEWLHGHAYNLSMLNQSDVCNSERELASSIARGQADVGCASQSTAGEFGLGFIPLCTEAFELVIPKNIYFRTLQQQLLQAISEEDVQAHGKELGGYNFARTGKQVWSAN
- the fdhD gene encoding formate dehydrogenase accessory sulfurtransferase FdhD, whose protein sequence is MSQLPKIIKTKSAVKQTMSVEIMDEYGDLQTKEIACEHPLTVYLNWIEIVTLMTLGERPSALVLGYLKNQGFIEDIDAIESVIIDWDTNSAAVITRENTHGLEKKLEKKTVTSGCGQGTMFGNVMKKLENVTLPQVQIKQSMLYGLLEALTHHNETYKAAGAVHGCAVCRNTEILSFVEDVGRHNAVDTLAGEMWLKGETGEDKIFYTTGRLTSEMVIKVAQMGIPVLLSRSGATQMGYELAQKLGITMIARAKGHRFQVYNGGQNLILDVKGANASQQSHKTEQPSSNNEQN
- a CDS encoding DUF3305 domain-containing protein, translated to MPEQVKLEIKKDESIWPIYFRLQAEERQVGRWTTYAWTIEDLCLNGEEDSNVALSEIGAGHYMLPLELFRDERMEYRFNLNAQDPHLFFVCAEEDEQLKPVLMTAAQGVAARYMDGDYVVLHIQIPLPIQVWMEAYLGRHGELEECKRRGGGKGKKQKGRSSGY